From Candidatus Manganitrophus morganii, the proteins below share one genomic window:
- a CDS encoding sigma-54 dependent transcriptional regulator: MKKKVLILGGPWEKQAQLKLMLVRLKYAVLESGRAIHSEAPDLVLLDMRGEEPPVWERLHSLKQEQGETPVIVVGEKKIDYIVTAMKMGASNYMSEPFDAQDLKSVLMNIIDEHHLVSEIATLNEIAKEQPSWLLSSSSPAMNEVKKIVEQVAGTDVTVLIRGESGTGKGVVARAIYLHSRRREMPFVKINCAALPKELLESELFGYEKGAFTGAYQRKAGKFGLAHEGTIFLDEISEMHSSLQAKLLHVLETGEFSRLGGEENEKVNVRIIAATSSHLESAVRSGLFRDDLFYRLNVVAIRIPPLRERKEEIPLLAEYFLRQYHHEYNKTYRPLTPEILAAFIHYDWPGNVRELENFIKRVVILGEEHCNLPLLLSKGTLSNGQTDPSGFSLKQVSRDVAKKLESEVIRKVLNQTRWNRRKAAEILKISYRSLLYKIKEGGLETSSS, from the coding sequence GTGAAGAAGAAAGTGCTCATCCTGGGAGGGCCGTGGGAAAAACAGGCTCAACTTAAGTTGATGTTGGTTCGCCTCAAGTATGCGGTTCTGGAATCGGGCCGGGCGATCCATTCCGAAGCGCCCGATCTCGTTCTGCTCGATATGCGCGGAGAAGAGCCCCCTGTTTGGGAGCGGCTCCACTCCTTGAAACAGGAGCAGGGAGAAACCCCGGTCATCGTGGTCGGAGAGAAAAAGATCGACTACATTGTGACCGCGATGAAAATGGGAGCGTCGAACTACATGTCCGAGCCGTTCGACGCGCAGGATCTGAAGAGCGTGTTGATGAACATCATCGATGAGCATCATCTCGTCTCCGAGATCGCCACCTTGAACGAGATTGCGAAAGAGCAGCCCTCGTGGCTCCTCTCCTCCAGCAGTCCGGCGATGAATGAGGTCAAGAAGATCGTCGAGCAGGTCGCCGGAACCGATGTGACCGTTCTGATCCGGGGGGAGTCCGGCACCGGCAAGGGGGTGGTGGCGCGCGCGATTTACCTCCATTCCAGACGGCGCGAGATGCCCTTCGTCAAAATCAACTGCGCGGCCCTTCCGAAGGAACTGCTCGAGAGCGAGCTCTTCGGATATGAAAAGGGGGCTTTTACCGGCGCCTATCAACGGAAGGCCGGCAAATTCGGTCTGGCGCACGAGGGGACCATCTTCCTCGATGAAATCAGCGAAATGCACTCCTCTCTCCAAGCCAAGCTCCTCCACGTCCTGGAGACCGGCGAGTTCTCCCGTCTCGGGGGGGAGGAGAACGAGAAGGTCAATGTCCGGATTATCGCCGCCACGAGCAGCCATCTCGAATCGGCCGTCCGGTCGGGACTCTTTCGCGATGACCTCTTCTATCGGCTCAACGTCGTCGCCATCCGAATTCCGCCGCTGCGGGAGCGGAAGGAGGAGATCCCGTTGTTGGCGGAGTATTTTCTCCGTCAGTATCACCACGAGTACAACAAAACCTATCGGCCGCTCACGCCGGAGATTTTGGCGGCCTTTATCCACTACGACTGGCCCGGAAATGTGCGGGAGCTTGAAAACTTCATCAAACGGGTGGTGATCTTGGGTGAGGAGCACTGCAATCTTCCGCTGCTCTTGTCGAAAGGGACCCTCTCGAACGGACAGACCGATCCGTCCGGCTTTTCCCTCAAGCAGGTCAGCCGCGACGTGGCCAAGAAGTTGGAGAGCGAGGTCATCCGGAAGGTGTTGAACCAGACCCGCTGGAATCGGCGAAAGGCCGCCGAAATTTTGAAGATCAGCTATCGATCCTTGCTCTATAAAATCAAAGAGGGAGGTCTCGAGACCTCTTCTTCTTAA
- a CDS encoding Wzz/FepE/Etk N-terminal domain-containing protein, which translates to MREQGSFSIGYLLESFHRRKHWIWLTALIISVASVVIALRMPKIYQATSMVLVQPHRFPEQVARTYDLHRMENRLKALSEVIYSRTFLQPIIDAESLYADQVDRRTSDEIIEQMRKDIRIDIRANDVFSISYEGAEPEKVMNATNRLAKQFISLLQQQVTVAPVNPQVEFLETRLKDLYTERADLQATYTKEHPELIALIKKIAEVEAVLRAEKRAAAEAATTETRAPVEPELQNAEARIIDEATLPMKPFKPNRTLFALIGSLIGLGAGVGLAVLAEISDRTFRYAGDLQSYVGLPVLVCIPQVETAGDLRRVRIRRRLIWGVSLILICLTLFYFYQNPVSLGRLDAATIGFQER; encoded by the coding sequence ATGCGTGAACAGGGCTCCTTTTCAATCGGCTATCTTCTTGAATCGTTTCATCGGAGGAAACACTGGATCTGGCTGACGGCGCTGATCATCTCGGTCGCCTCGGTGGTGATCGCGCTTCGGATGCCGAAGATCTATCAGGCCACCTCGATGGTCCTTGTCCAGCCGCATCGCTTCCCCGAGCAGGTGGCGCGGACCTACGATCTGCACCGAATGGAAAATCGTCTGAAGGCGCTCAGCGAGGTGATCTACAGCCGCACTTTCTTGCAACCGATCATCGACGCCGAGTCGCTTTACGCCGATCAGGTGGATCGGCGGACCTCGGATGAAATCATCGAGCAGATGCGGAAAGACATCCGGATCGACATCCGGGCGAACGACGTCTTCAGCATCTCCTATGAAGGCGCCGAGCCGGAAAAGGTGATGAACGCGACCAATCGGCTTGCGAAACAATTCATCTCCCTGTTGCAGCAGCAGGTCACCGTCGCCCCGGTCAACCCCCAAGTCGAATTCCTGGAGACCCGGCTGAAGGATCTCTACACCGAGCGGGCCGATCTTCAAGCGACCTATACGAAAGAGCATCCGGAATTGATTGCTCTGATAAAGAAAATCGCCGAGGTGGAAGCGGTGTTGAGAGCGGAGAAGCGGGCCGCCGCGGAAGCGGCGACGACGGAGACACGCGCTCCGGTCGAACCTGAATTGCAGAATGCGGAGGCCCGGATCATCGACGAGGCGACCCTGCCGATGAAGCCGTTCAAGCCGAATCGGACCCTCTTCGCCCTGATCGGGTCGTTGATCGGCCTCGGCGCCGGCGTCGGCCTGGCGGTGCTGGCGGAGATCTCGGACCGGACGTTCCGGTACGCGGGCGATCTTCAGAGTTATGTCGGCCTCCCGGTCCTGGTCTGCATTCCGCAGGTGGAGACCGCCGGGGACTTGAGAAGGGTCCGGATCCGGCGGCGTCTCATCTGGGGGGTCAGCCTGATCCTAATCTGTCTGACGTTGTTCTATTTTTACCAAAACCCGGTGAGCCTCGGCCGTTTGGATGCGGCGACGATCGGTTTTCAAGAGAGGTGA
- a CDS encoding sigma-54 dependent transcriptional regulator, which yields MNTEIGPKEKHVLVVDDEESVRRYLATLLTSEGYEVSCAEGGEEALGMIKQQLSPSAVILDVMMPQVDGLETLRRIREMDEALPVIMLSAVGQTATIVKAMKMGASDYLTKPFEDDELGITLEKVFDKMTLVREVEDLRDQLNKTSDFISINDEMIRIKEMIRKIAGTDATVLVLGESGVGKELIARAIHDQSLRRDKIMVRVNCAALPSELLESELFGFERGAFTGAMRGKMGKFELANGGTIFLDEIAEMSPGLQAKLLHVLQDGEFSKLGGKKDLKVDVRIVAATNQNLERAIKEGRFREDLYYRLNVVKILVPPLRERKEDIPILCQHFFKKFRAQYDSDMEKVPETILGAFMSYSWPGNIRELENMMRRLVVLRDEKYVLKEMVLPAEARPEPEKAAPSLEPLSLKEISKRKTVEVERDAIFKALVENNWNKKRAAETLNISYRALQYKIKEYGIDR from the coding sequence ATGAACACCGAAATAGGTCCTAAAGAGAAGCACGTTCTGGTGGTGGACGATGAGGAGTCGGTCCGGCGCTATCTCGCGACGCTCTTGACCTCGGAGGGATATGAGGTCTCTTGCGCGGAAGGAGGGGAGGAGGCGCTCGGCATGATCAAGCAGCAGCTCTCCCCCTCCGCGGTCATCCTCGATGTGATGATGCCCCAGGTCGACGGGCTGGAAACCCTCCGCAGAATCCGCGAGATGGACGAAGCCTTGCCGGTTATCATGCTCTCGGCGGTCGGGCAGACCGCCACGATCGTCAAGGCGATGAAGATGGGGGCTTCCGATTATCTGACCAAGCCGTTCGAGGATGACGAGCTCGGGATTACCCTCGAAAAAGTGTTTGATAAGATGACGCTGGTCCGAGAGGTGGAAGATCTGCGGGATCAGCTCAACAAAACGAGCGATTTTATCAGTATCAACGATGAGATGATTCGGATTAAAGAGATGATCCGCAAGATCGCCGGAACCGATGCCACGGTTCTCGTCCTCGGCGAGAGCGGCGTCGGAAAGGAGCTGATCGCCCGCGCCATCCACGATCAATCGCTGCGGCGCGACAAAATCATGGTCCGGGTGAACTGCGCCGCCCTGCCGTCGGAGCTGCTCGAGAGCGAGCTGTTCGGATTCGAGCGGGGGGCCTTCACCGGCGCCATGCGGGGGAAAATGGGAAAATTCGAGCTGGCCAACGGCGGAACGATCTTTCTCGACGAAATCGCGGAGATGAGCCCGGGGCTGCAGGCGAAGCTGCTCCATGTTCTCCAAGACGGAGAGTTCTCGAAGCTCGGAGGAAAAAAAGATTTAAAGGTCGACGTTCGGATCGTCGCCGCGACCAACCAGAATCTGGAGCGGGCGATCAAAGAAGGGCGATTCCGGGAAGATCTCTACTACCGGCTCAACGTGGTCAAGATCCTCGTGCCGCCGCTCAGAGAGCGAAAGGAGGATATTCCGATCCTCTGCCAGCACTTCTTCAAGAAATTTCGTGCGCAGTACGACAGCGATATGGAAAAGGTTCCGGAGACGATTCTCGGGGCCTTCATGAGCTATTCCTGGCCCGGAAATATCCGGGAGTTGGAAAACATGATGCGCCGGCTGGTGGTCTTGAGAGATGAAAAATATGTTCTCAAAGAGATGGTCCTTCCGGCGGAGGCCCGGCCCGAGCCGGAAAAAGCGGCTCCTTCCCTCGAACCGCTCTCTTTGAAAGAGATCAGCAAGCGAAAAACGGTCGAGGTCGAGCGAGACGCCATCTTCAAGGCATTGGTCGAAAATAACTGGAATAAGAAGCGGGCGGCGGAGACGCTGAACATCAGCTATCGCGCCCTGCAGTATAAAATTAAGGAGTACGGCATCGATCGATAA
- a CDS encoding polysaccharide export protein, translating to MRAGMLIAALLLSSLVFTACVDQMTEVPNFRRVPTSEERSYVIGPDDLLQIVVWKNESLSRELRVRPDGKITLPLINDIQASGKTPSDLRAIISTRLEKFVEVAGVTVIVKEINSSKVSVLGQVRKPGIYPLRSDLTVLDAIAMAEGFNEFAAPDRMVIIRKNGKETHWIKVNYDEILQGRISEDRLFLASGDTLVVP from the coding sequence ATGCGCGCGGGTATGTTGATCGCGGCTTTATTGCTCTCTTCTTTGGTCTTCACCGCGTGTGTCGATCAGATGACCGAAGTGCCGAATTTCAGACGGGTTCCGACCTCTGAAGAGCGCTCCTATGTGATCGGGCCGGACGATCTGCTTCAAATCGTCGTCTGGAAAAACGAGTCGCTTTCCCGGGAACTCCGTGTCCGGCCGGACGGGAAGATCACCCTTCCCCTGATCAACGATATCCAGGCGAGCGGGAAAACGCCGTCGGATCTCCGCGCTATCATCTCGACACGGCTGGAAAAGTTTGTCGAAGTGGCGGGGGTGACGGTGATTGTGAAGGAGATCAACAGCTCGAAGGTCTCCGTCCTGGGGCAGGTGAGGAAACCGGGGATTTATCCGCTCCGCAGCGATCTGACGGTACTCGACGCCATCGCGATGGCGGAGGGGTTTAATGAATTTGCGGCGCCGGACCGGATGGTGATTATTCGAAAAAACGGAAAGGAAACTCATTGGATCAAGGTCAACTACGACGAAATCCTCCAGGGGAGGATCTCGGAGGATCGGCTCTTTCTCGCTTCCGGGGACACGTTGGTGGTGCCGTAA
- a CDS encoding CpsD/CapB family tyrosine-protein kinase: MRGKSFGSARFDEHLVVLTDPKSIASEQYRVLRSRMEHLCQEKGARTFIVTSPVVGEGKSMTTANLALSLSQSRDRRVALVDCDLRRPSLHRLFGMRMREGFIDVLEERTPLETALVPIEHPLLPPGALSFLPAGKANAASSEWLGSSKTDKLITLLSERFDLVLFDTPPILPLADAAVLGGKVDGALLVLRAGRTSTETLSLAMQSVDLQNWVGVILNGVDFERSSQYGGIYATYQKTYSAHAIEGRGEIDD, translated from the coding sequence ATGCGCGGAAAATCTTTTGGAAGTGCCCGTTTTGACGAACACCTGGTGGTGTTGACCGATCCAAAATCGATTGCGTCGGAGCAGTACCGCGTTCTCCGGTCCCGAATGGAGCATCTGTGTCAAGAGAAAGGGGCTCGAACCTTCATTGTCACCAGCCCGGTGGTCGGGGAAGGAAAATCGATGACCACCGCCAATCTCGCTCTCAGCCTCTCCCAATCGAGAGACCGGCGGGTGGCGCTGGTTGATTGCGATCTGCGCCGTCCCTCGCTTCATCGTTTGTTCGGGATGCGGATGCGGGAGGGGTTCATCGACGTTCTGGAGGAACGGACCCCGCTGGAGACGGCACTCGTTCCGATCGAGCATCCTCTCCTTCCCCCCGGCGCGCTCTCGTTTCTTCCAGCGGGGAAAGCGAATGCCGCCTCGTCGGAATGGCTCGGCTCTTCCAAGACAGACAAGCTGATCACCCTCCTCTCGGAGCGGTTTGATCTGGTCCTCTTCGACACCCCGCCGATTCTCCCCCTCGCCGATGCGGCGGTGTTGGGGGGGAAGGTCGACGGCGCGCTTCTGGTCCTCCGCGCCGGGAGGACGTCGACGGAAACACTCTCTCTGGCGATGCAGAGCGTCGATCTGCAGAATTGGGTCGGCGTGATCCTTAACGGGGTCGATTTCGAGCGCTCTTCGCAATACGGGGGGATCTACGCCACCTACCAAAAGACCTACTCGGCCCACGCGATTGAAGGAAGAGGGGAAATCGATGATTAA
- a CDS encoding polysaccharide biosynthesis/export family protein, whose protein sequence is MFGRRLINGSWVLFLIGVLFITAQSAFAQSAGERGGDMGAKADSKRSDEYVLGPGDVIQIVVWRNEHLSKTLPVRPDGKISLPLVDDLQASGVTPSQLKEMIAKGLKQFIDNPIVTVIVSEVNNYKVSVLGEVKKPGVYLLKGRTTLLEAISMAEGFTEFATTNNILLMKRRTGQRYRFDYRAFVNGENLDQNVYLDPGDTIIVR, encoded by the coding sequence ATGTTCGGGCGAAGGTTGATCAACGGATCGTGGGTTCTTTTTCTTATTGGAGTGCTCTTTATCACGGCTCAGAGCGCTTTCGCGCAGTCCGCAGGCGAGCGCGGAGGGGACATGGGGGCCAAAGCGGACTCGAAGCGGTCGGATGAATATGTGCTCGGACCCGGCGATGTGATTCAGATCGTCGTTTGGAGAAATGAGCACCTCTCAAAGACACTTCCGGTCCGTCCGGACGGGAAAATTTCTTTGCCGCTGGTCGATGATCTTCAGGCGTCGGGGGTCACCCCGTCGCAATTAAAAGAGATGATCGCCAAAGGGTTGAAGCAATTCATCGATAACCCGATCGTCACGGTCATCGTCTCGGAGGTGAACAACTACAAGGTCTCCGTGCTCGGCGAAGTGAAGAAGCCGGGGGTCTATCTCCTCAAGGGGAGAACCACCCTCCTGGAGGCGATCTCCATGGCGGAGGGATTCACCGAATTTGCCACGACCAACAATATCCTCCTCATGAAACGGCGAACCGGCCAGCGATATCGTTTCGACTACCGTGCCTTCGTCAACGGCGAAAACCTCGACCAAAACGTCTATCTCGATCCAGGCGATACCATCATCGTGAGATGA